Proteins from one Leptospira johnsonii genomic window:
- a CDS encoding LCP family protein — MSPNKPIRTFNLFPLWIAAGFLFLALLFFLFRNFRRTGLDEKISSGKPIHILFHAVGNDDVYEFGFLATIFPSQERVALFFFHPITTFEDPEDSLEQIKSKAPSVVKDAVQDILGSKPNYTVKINASAFIKIVDILGGVNLYTDNRTNRVSPSYVREPGLYSYSGEDAYDYVSYMDKKETLDYLDRISRQESAVLSVYETLYENKELLNSFWSEMVFSLVDSDFSKEDFYTLLKFATSHRLAFGITELPGEPALDPKTRRLFLTADPARASVAVRKFHKDVSAEIFTDGEYARTEVLNGTEVAGLAKDVRTTLADKRIKVLSVDNAWTKDIKKTIILDRSGNTAVADKISSILEKTKVYHVLRKDLGLDSTVLLGSDIEPKK, encoded by the coding sequence TTGAGTCCTAACAAACCGATTCGAACTTTTAATCTTTTTCCACTATGGATCGCCGCAGGCTTTCTGTTTTTGGCATTGTTATTTTTTCTTTTTCGTAATTTCAGAAGGACCGGCCTGGACGAAAAGATCAGCTCAGGTAAACCGATCCATATACTTTTCCATGCAGTTGGGAACGACGATGTATATGAGTTCGGGTTTTTAGCGACCATCTTCCCTTCTCAAGAAAGGGTGGCTTTATTCTTCTTTCATCCGATCACTACATTCGAAGATCCGGAAGATAGTTTAGAACAAATTAAATCCAAGGCACCATCCGTAGTAAAAGATGCAGTCCAGGATATCTTAGGTTCCAAGCCGAATTATACTGTAAAGATAAACGCTTCTGCCTTTATTAAGATAGTGGATATCTTAGGTGGAGTGAATTTATATACTGATAATAGGACCAATAGAGTTTCTCCTTCTTACGTGAGAGAACCAGGTTTGTATTCTTATTCTGGAGAAGATGCGTACGATTACGTTTCTTATATGGATAAGAAGGAAACCTTGGACTATCTGGACCGTATCAGCAGACAAGAAAGTGCGGTTCTATCCGTTTACGAGACCTTATACGAAAACAAAGAGTTACTGAATTCATTTTGGTCGGAGATGGTTTTCAGTCTGGTAGATTCCGATTTTTCCAAGGAAGATTTTTACACTCTTCTAAAATTCGCAACTTCTCATAGACTTGCATTCGGGATCACCGAGCTCCCAGGTGAGCCGGCTTTAGATCCAAAAACAAGACGTTTATTCTTAACTGCAGATCCTGCGAGGGCTTCTGTTGCTGTTCGAAAATTTCATAAGGATGTATCTGCTGAAATTTTCACAGACGGAGAATATGCCAGAACGGAAGTATTGAACGGAACCGAAGTGGCAGGACTTGCAAAAGATGTAAGAACTACTCTGGCTGATAAAAGGATCAAGGTCCTTTCCGTGGACAATGCTTGGACCAAAGATATTAAGAAGACGATCATCTTAGATCGTTCCGGGAACACCGCCGTGGCGGATAAGATTTCCTCCATATTAGAAAAAACAAAAGTATATCATGTATTAAGAAAGGATCTAGGACTGGACTCCACAGTTCTTCTTGGATCCGATATAGAGCCTAAAAAATAA
- the rsfS gene encoding ribosome silencing factor codes for MSPSSPKNTPENTMEILKTIHKIMQDKKCEEIAVLNLESVHSYLSFFLICTVNSAVQANAVAREIKKALKSFKLPHKETDKTGTSASSGWTLLDYGEFIVHIMTPEKREYYNLDRLWRDAERIELS; via the coding sequence ATGAGTCCTTCTTCTCCCAAAAATACCCCGGAAAACACAATGGAAATCCTGAAAACTATCCATAAGATCATGCAGGATAAAAAATGCGAAGAGATCGCGGTCTTAAACCTAGAATCCGTGCATTCATACCTAAGTTTCTTTTTGATCTGTACTGTGAACTCCGCAGTGCAAGCAAATGCAGTCGCAAGAGAGATCAAAAAAGCATTAAAAAGTTTTAAATTACCTCATAAAGAAACGGATAAAACAGGAACGTCCGCTTCTTCCGGTTGGACCTTATTGGACTACGGTGAATTCATAGTCCATATCATGACCCCGGAAAAAAGAGAATATTATAATCTAGATAGGCTCTGGAGAGATGCAGAGAGAATAGAACTCTCTTAA
- a CDS encoding TolC family protein, whose amino-acid sequence MLRPANIPSLRKFYLRLLLVGAFGFPASQFAQELDPSFQNRPRVLKLTLKEAVNYVLANNITVRNAGMEFVKADTAELKNLSQYAWTLVGGFSKTKTTLPLNNNNVLSGTKISNDRVNVGIQKNFETQTYFSLELSHTRFDADAFETQAAASRLGAVGSYLAAPPQYTDALTVTLGQELLKYSFGQTEKEKQKVLKQNAVIRRDELVNILAQLVVKTLVDYWSLSVYDSQVETFDRLEKNTKNIRDLTVRKRNLGLSEGFEVNQWNSALTQTENSLERARLARSEAERNLIRVLNVDPSSKISGITDLQEKVPNDINPSKDYQYALDHRIDLKNLIRQRQIAELELKIKNAEDMPSLKITGSYSTRGQTFLNPQTNYVNPETGMMSFKYPEKTLNFALSYPLFDTGIQTDIRDAKLKLDILAKQETELRTLIKEELDNRYYAIVAGQELLETANTRKEEAEKFYRGVQARFNQGRFTAVLVKSALDGLIQAELQVAQARINFNVDIIRYELARNSVFEKFGVNVDEIVDTIIKNEVAKAQQATPSNN is encoded by the coding sequence ATGCTTAGGCCTGCAAATATTCCTTCGTTAAGGAAATTTTATCTGCGACTCTTGCTTGTCGGAGCTTTCGGTTTTCCAGCTTCCCAGTTCGCCCAAGAGTTAGACCCATCCTTTCAAAATAGGCCTAGAGTTCTTAAACTCACTTTGAAAGAAGCGGTCAATTATGTCCTAGCGAATAATATCACAGTTAGAAACGCTGGGATGGAATTCGTAAAAGCGGATACTGCCGAGTTAAAAAATCTATCTCAATATGCATGGACGCTGGTCGGCGGTTTTTCGAAAACAAAAACTACTCTTCCTCTGAATAATAATAACGTTCTCTCCGGAACAAAGATCTCAAACGATAGGGTGAACGTAGGGATCCAAAAAAACTTCGAAACCCAGACATATTTCAGTTTAGAGCTCAGCCATACTCGATTCGACGCGGACGCATTCGAGACCCAGGCAGCCGCATCCAGATTAGGTGCAGTTGGTTCTTATTTAGCAGCCCCTCCTCAATACACAGATGCTCTGACTGTAACTCTTGGTCAGGAACTTTTAAAGTATTCTTTCGGCCAAACTGAGAAAGAAAAACAAAAAGTACTGAAACAAAATGCAGTCATTCGTAGGGACGAGCTAGTCAATATTCTAGCACAGCTTGTAGTAAAAACTTTGGTAGATTATTGGAGCTTAAGTGTTTACGATTCTCAGGTAGAGACATTCGATAGATTAGAAAAGAATACCAAAAACATCCGGGATCTAACCGTTAGAAAACGGAACCTAGGTCTTTCCGAAGGATTCGAAGTGAATCAATGGAATAGCGCTCTTACTCAGACTGAAAATAGTTTAGAAAGAGCAAGACTTGCCAGATCGGAAGCGGAAAGGAATTTGATCCGTGTTTTAAACGTAGATCCTAGTTCTAAAATTTCCGGGATCACCGACCTTCAAGAAAAAGTTCCGAACGATATCAATCCTAGTAAAGATTATCAATACGCTTTGGATCATAGAATAGATCTAAAAAATTTGATCCGCCAAAGACAGATCGCAGAGTTAGAGCTGAAGATCAAAAATGCGGAAGATATGCCCTCTCTAAAAATTACAGGAAGTTATTCCACAAGAGGCCAGACCTTTTTAAATCCTCAGACGAACTATGTGAATCCTGAAACCGGGATGATGTCTTTTAAATATCCCGAAAAAACTTTAAATTTCGCACTTTCTTATCCTCTCTTCGATACAGGGATCCAAACCGATATCAGAGATGCGAAACTCAAATTGGATATTTTGGCAAAACAAGAAACCGAATTGAGAACTCTGATTAAAGAAGAATTGGACAATAGATATTATGCGATCGTTGCAGGACAGGAACTTCTGGAAACCGCAAACACTCGAAAAGAAGAAGCGGAGAAGTTCTACAGAGGTGTCCAAGCACGCTTCAATCAGGGTAGATTCACCGCAGTATTGGTAAAATCCGCTTTGGACGGTTTGATCCAAGCCGAGCTACAAGTGGCCCAAGCAAGGATCAACTTTAACGTGGATATTATCCGCTACGAACTGGCAAGAAATTCCGTTTTTGAAAAGTTCGGAGTGAATGTAGATGAGATCGTAGACACCATCATCAAAAACGAAGTAGCAAAAGCACAGCAGGCTACTCCTTCCAACAATTAA
- a CDS encoding thioredoxin domain-containing protein, which produces MKTPDKKLNRLASEKSPYLLQHSTNPVDWFPWSEEAFAKAKSENKLIFLSIGYATCHWCHVMEKESFENETTAEVLNKDYVSIKVDREERPDVDRIYMDALHAMGQQGGWPLNMFLTPEGKPITGGTYFPPVPKYGRKSFTEVLGILTGLWKEKKEELLEASEDLTKHLKESEETRALAGASEISSPGSEVFENGFLLYDRFYDPDYAGFKSNSVNKFPPSMGLSFLLRYHKSTGEPKALEMVEETLTAMKKGGIYDQIGGGLCRYSTDHHWLVPHFEKMLYDNSLFLEALVECYQAVGEAKYKDYAYDVIEYLHRDMRLQGGGIASAEDADSEGEEGLFYLWTKEEIREVCGQDSFLLDEFWNITEKGNFEEKNILHESFRMNFSRLHGLEPSELAEIVLRNRKKLLERRSQRIRPLRDDKILFSWNCLYIKALTKAAIAFGDGDLLREAEETYKFLEKNLIREDGRLLRRFREGEARFLAYSSDYAEFVLASLYLFQAGKGFRYLENAIRYTEEAIRLFRSPSGAFFDSGIDGEVLLRRTVDGYDGVEPSANSSFATAFVLLSKLGVDSEKYLQYADSIFSYFKPELETYPMNYPYMLSALWLRKSPGRELAVVYSSQEELLPIWKGVGSLFLPETVFVWANDKEAEENGEKFLLLKNRNSGGGVKAYVCVGFHCELPVSDWTSLREKLVED; this is translated from the coding sequence ATGAAAACTCCTGATAAAAAATTGAACCGACTCGCGTCTGAAAAAAGTCCTTATTTACTCCAACATTCTACCAATCCAGTGGATTGGTTTCCTTGGTCGGAAGAGGCATTTGCAAAGGCAAAATCCGAGAATAAACTGATCTTCTTATCCATTGGATACGCTACTTGTCATTGGTGCCATGTAATGGAGAAGGAATCGTTTGAGAACGAAACAACTGCGGAAGTTTTGAATAAAGATTACGTTTCCATCAAGGTGGATCGGGAAGAAAGACCGGACGTGGATCGGATCTATATGGATGCGTTACATGCCATGGGACAGCAGGGAGGCTGGCCTTTGAATATGTTCTTAACGCCTGAAGGTAAACCGATTACAGGGGGTACTTATTTTCCTCCTGTTCCTAAGTATGGAAGGAAAAGTTTCACAGAGGTTTTGGGAATTTTAACGGGCCTATGGAAGGAGAAGAAGGAAGAATTACTCGAGGCTTCCGAAGATCTGACCAAACACTTAAAAGAATCCGAAGAGACTAGAGCACTTGCGGGTGCTTCCGAGATTTCTTCGCCCGGATCCGAAGTATTCGAGAATGGATTTTTATTATATGATCGATTTTATGATCCGGATTACGCAGGTTTTAAATCTAATTCCGTAAATAAATTTCCGCCCAGTATGGGACTTAGCTTTTTATTACGTTATCATAAATCTACAGGTGAACCCAAAGCTCTCGAAATGGTAGAAGAGACCCTGACTGCAATGAAGAAGGGTGGGATCTACGACCAGATCGGTGGAGGACTTTGTAGGTATTCCACCGATCATCATTGGTTGGTCCCTCACTTCGAGAAAATGTTGTACGATAACTCTCTCTTTTTGGAAGCATTGGTAGAATGTTACCAGGCAGTAGGGGAAGCAAAATACAAGGACTATGCATACGATGTGATCGAATATCTTCATCGAGATATGAGATTACAAGGTGGTGGGATCGCAAGTGCAGAGGATGCAGATTCGGAAGGAGAAGAGGGGTTATTCTATCTTTGGACAAAAGAAGAAATAAGAGAAGTCTGCGGACAAGATTCTTTTCTCTTAGATGAATTTTGGAATATTACCGAAAAAGGAAATTTCGAAGAGAAAAATATCCTGCATGAATCTTTTAGAATGAATTTCTCCAGACTGCATGGTTTGGAGCCTTCCGAGTTAGCAGAGATTGTTTTACGAAACAGAAAAAAACTTTTAGAAAGACGTTCCCAAAGGATCAGACCTCTCAGGGACGATAAGATCCTATTCTCTTGGAATTGTTTGTATATCAAGGCATTGACAAAAGCTGCAATCGCATTTGGGGATGGGGACTTATTAAGAGAAGCGGAAGAAACCTATAAGTTCCTGGAAAAAAATCTGATCCGAGAGGACGGAAGATTGCTCAGAAGATTTAGAGAAGGTGAAGCCAGATTCTTAGCATATAGTTCTGATTATGCGGAATTCGTATTAGCTTCTTTATATCTATTCCAAGCCGGAAAAGGATTCAGATATCTGGAGAATGCGATCCGATACACAGAGGAAGCGATCCGACTTTTCCGAAGTCCTTCCGGTGCGTTTTTTGATTCCGGGATAGATGGAGAGGTATTACTCAGAAGGACAGTAGATGGGTACGATGGAGTGGAACCTTCTGCCAATAGTTCCTTTGCGACTGCATTCGTGCTACTTTCAAAGTTAGGAGTGGACTCGGAGAAATATCTGCAATATGCGGATTCTATCTTCTCTTATTTCAAACCTGAATTGGAAACATATCCTATGAATTATCCATATATGCTTTCCGCATTATGGCTCAGAAAATCTCCAGGAAGAGAACTTGCAGTAGTATATTCCAGCCAAGAGGAACTATTACCGATTTGGAAAGGTGTAGGTTCCTTATTCTTGCCGGAGACAGTGTTTGTATGGGCAAACGATAAGGAAGCGGAAGAGAATGGAGAAAAATTCCTACTTCTAAAAAACAGGAATTCAGGAGGAGGAGTGAAAGCTTACGTTTGCGTAGGATTTCACTGCGAACTCCCCGTATCAGACTGGACTAGTTTAAGAGAAAAATTGGTAGAAGATTAA
- a CDS encoding Crp/Fnr family transcriptional regulator, with protein sequence MDQKDLDWEKIYQTVNRISPIPKEVWKKSEQLYTVRKLEYGDFLIKQGAKPTEFAFVFSGVLREYYLTDQGNEYIKSFNFPGDFTGSYFDLLTEQPSTCNIRAITDCELAVAKFSEFRKLFSQDIVWERLGRIFAENLFLKKARREYELLALSAEERYDLLLESRPDIEDIVPQYHIASYLGITPVSLSRIRAKRK encoded by the coding sequence ATGGATCAGAAAGATCTTGATTGGGAAAAAATCTACCAGACCGTGAACCGAATCTCTCCTATTCCAAAAGAAGTTTGGAAAAAGTCTGAACAACTATACACGGTTCGCAAATTAGAATACGGGGATTTTCTGATCAAACAAGGAGCCAAACCCACAGAGTTCGCTTTCGTATTCTCAGGAGTTTTGAGAGAATATTATCTCACTGACCAGGGAAACGAGTACATCAAAAGTTTTAATTTTCCGGGAGACTTTACAGGATCTTATTTCGACCTGCTTACTGAACAACCTTCCACTTGTAATATCCGAGCAATCACAGATTGCGAACTTGCAGTAGCAAAGTTTTCAGAATTCAGAAAACTTTTCTCCCAAGACATCGTTTGGGAAAGACTTGGTCGGATTTTCGCTGAAAACTTATTCTTAAAAAAAGCAAGAAGAGAATACGAACTCTTGGCGCTCAGCGCAGAAGAAAGATATGATCTACTTTTAGAATCCAGACCGGATATAGAAGATATTGTCCCCCAGTATCATATCGCTTCCTATTTGGGGATCACACCTGTTTCCTTAAGCAGGATTAGAGCGAAGAGAAAATAA
- a CDS encoding alpha/beta fold hydrolase: METVLENKTTSPKLPSGYYSSKLGKIAYWIEGKGKPIFLLHSAGHDHNDFESILPSLSEKYKVISLDWPGHGLSENPQPATSASAVEYAEILPDLVQQLAPEGGIFIGNSLGGFASMNLAVQRPELVKGLVIVDSGGLNDPDWITKSFAGLKSKVWFTGLVWNFFPNHYIKIRNKYTESILTRIKERENVEGAKEVNASIWKSFLDERHDLREKVSQIQAPTLIVWGEYDPVIDPKLALRLHEKVKGSKLVYLKTGHVPFAENPQEFLKTALPFLNSI; encoded by the coding sequence ATGGAAACTGTTTTAGAAAACAAAACTACATCCCCAAAATTGCCCAGCGGATATTATTCTTCTAAATTAGGAAAGATTGCCTATTGGATAGAAGGAAAAGGAAAACCGATCTTCTTACTCCACTCCGCAGGACATGATCATAACGATTTCGAATCCATCCTACCGAGTTTATCAGAAAAATATAAAGTAATCTCCCTGGACTGGCCAGGTCACGGCTTATCCGAAAATCCGCAACCAGCGACTTCCGCTTCTGCAGTAGAGTATGCAGAAATATTACCTGACCTGGTCCAACAATTGGCTCCGGAAGGCGGGATATTTATAGGGAACTCCTTAGGAGGATTTGCATCCATGAACCTTGCCGTCCAAAGACCGGAACTGGTAAAAGGACTAGTGATCGTAGACTCCGGAGGATTAAACGATCCTGACTGGATCACTAAAAGTTTTGCAGGATTAAAATCCAAGGTATGGTTTACCGGACTCGTTTGGAACTTCTTCCCAAACCATTATATAAAGATCAGAAACAAATATACAGAGTCCATTCTAACCAGGATCAAAGAAAGAGAAAATGTAGAAGGAGCAAAAGAAGTGAATGCCTCCATCTGGAAAAGTTTTTTAGACGAAAGACATGACCTAAGAGAAAAAGTCTCCCAAATCCAAGCGCCCACATTGATCGTATGGGGAGAATATGATCCGGTTATAGATCCCAAACTTGCACTCAGACTTCACGAAAAAGTAAAAGGTTCAAAACTCGTGTATCTAAAAACGGGACATGTACCTTTTGCGGAAAACCCTCAGGAATTCCTGAAGACAGCTCTCCCCTTTTTGAATTCCATATGA
- a CDS encoding NAD(P)/FAD-dependent oxidoreductase, producing MSKKKVLIVGGGYAGIAAANRLSRKNSAVEITLITAEPTFREKIRNHQVIAGTKGKDFQIRNLLNPKVSLIIQRVEKIFPKENKVLLNDGTYFEYDYLGYTAGMRAGDPGTKGINYFSVASFQDSERLRKELAKHPEAKITVLGGGLSGIEVATELAENYPLAKITLLDSDKIGKNFSSNAVLYMKEVLKNLKVDLIEGERGEYLLENKIKTSNGIQVPHDYCVISAGLVASDLGKNSGLEANKIGQIYLTEYMQVPEYSNILGAGDGVKVPGEEYSYLRMACATALPMGIYLGERISNLIGKKSEIGQKPFQLAYVGRCVSLGRKEGLFQFLNYDDSPKEKIWTGRLGAIVKELICKFTVFSFKAEKYFDFYVIPTPKEKTLVKENERLVTAEK from the coding sequence ATGTCAAAGAAGAAGGTATTGATCGTAGGGGGAGGTTATGCAGGGATCGCGGCGGCAAATAGATTGTCCCGCAAAAATTCAGCGGTAGAAATTACGTTGATCACGGCAGAGCCGACCTTTAGAGAAAAGATCAGAAACCACCAAGTCATCGCAGGGACTAAGGGAAAAGATTTCCAGATCCGAAATTTGTTAAATCCAAAGGTAAGTCTTATCATCCAAAGAGTCGAAAAAATATTTCCGAAAGAGAACAAAGTACTCTTAAATGACGGGACCTATTTTGAATACGATTACCTGGGTTATACTGCAGGAATGAGAGCAGGAGATCCGGGCACTAAAGGGATCAATTATTTCTCAGTCGCAAGTTTCCAGGATTCTGAACGTTTGAGAAAGGAATTGGCCAAGCATCCTGAAGCAAAAATCACCGTATTAGGTGGAGGACTTTCAGGGATCGAAGTAGCAACAGAACTTGCGGAAAATTATCCACTCGCAAAAATAACACTTTTGGATTCGGATAAGATAGGCAAAAATTTCTCCTCAAATGCAGTTCTCTATATGAAAGAAGTCCTGAAAAATCTGAAAGTGGATCTGATTGAAGGAGAAAGAGGAGAATATCTATTAGAAAATAAGATCAAAACTTCTAATGGAATCCAAGTCCCTCACGATTATTGTGTGATCTCCGCTGGACTTGTGGCATCCGACCTGGGAAAAAATTCGGGATTAGAAGCAAATAAGATCGGCCAGATATACTTGACCGAGTATATGCAGGTTCCTGAATATTCTAATATTCTAGGTGCAGGAGATGGAGTGAAAGTTCCTGGAGAAGAATATTCTTATTTAAGAATGGCCTGTGCAACGGCACTTCCTATGGGAATTTATCTGGGAGAAAGGATCTCAAATCTAATAGGGAAAAAATCTGAAATAGGGCAAAAACCTTTTCAATTAGCATATGTGGGACGTTGCGTGAGTTTAGGAAGAAAAGAAGGACTATTCCAATTCCTAAACTACGACGATAGCCCTAAGGAAAAAATTTGGACAGGAAGATTAGGAGCCATTGTGAAAGAGCTAATTTGTAAATTCACAGTCTTCTCCTTTAAGGCCGAAAAATATTTCGATTTTTATGTAATCCCCACACCTAAAGAAAAAACTTTAGTCAAAGAAAACGAAAGATTAGTAACGGCAGAAAAATGA
- a CDS encoding sigma-70 family RNA polymerase sigma factor, with protein MSTQERLDQFIENKGLVFGIAYKMTGSVVEAEDIVQETFLRWEKSKEEKIRSPKAFLSTVAARLSLDSLRKAKRKRETYIGPWLPEPLAPEPMEEEPDPETLDLAFLHLLEKLNPIERAVFLLRESFEMGYDSISKIVGKNQENCRQILKRAKESLKSDRKKYDAPSEKRKKIFRDFLLASSKGKPELLVPFLKEEIVLWSDGGGKVNAARIPIIGKERASHFFIRTGSNKLKYTLDFYFGMVNGAETLIGYYKDQPAYMQSFLIDEDGISKIYSVLNPDKLGSMQNKQKLIDEGLIYPLENFLLFPHTYRKKVAKWLNPVAKLVKWAIVR; from the coding sequence ATGAGCACCCAAGAAAGACTAGATCAATTCATAGAAAACAAAGGTTTGGTCTTCGGAATCGCCTATAAGATGACAGGGAGTGTGGTAGAAGCAGAGGATATAGTGCAGGAAACTTTTCTGAGATGGGAAAAATCCAAGGAAGAAAAGATCAGATCTCCAAAAGCATTCTTATCCACCGTTGCAGCCAGACTCTCTCTGGATTCTTTAAGAAAAGCAAAAAGAAAAAGGGAAACTTATATCGGTCCTTGGTTACCGGAGCCGTTGGCTCCGGAACCTATGGAAGAAGAGCCGGATCCCGAAACATTAGATCTGGCATTCTTACATCTATTAGAAAAATTGAATCCGATTGAAAGAGCAGTTTTTTTGCTCAGAGAAAGTTTCGAGATGGGTTACGATTCCATTTCCAAAATTGTGGGAAAAAATCAAGAGAATTGCAGGCAAATCCTAAAACGAGCCAAAGAATCGCTCAAATCGGATCGCAAAAAATACGACGCGCCTTCCGAAAAAAGAAAGAAGATATTCCGTGATTTTTTACTCGCATCTTCCAAGGGAAAACCGGAACTACTTGTTCCTTTCTTGAAAGAAGAAATCGTTCTTTGGTCTGATGGTGGTGGAAAGGTAAATGCCGCCAGAATTCCGATCATTGGAAAAGAACGGGCTTCCCATTTCTTCATCCGAACAGGTAGTAACAAGCTCAAATACACTCTGGATTTTTATTTTGGAATGGTGAACGGAGCGGAAACATTAATCGGTTATTACAAAGACCAACCGGCTTATATGCAAAGCTTCCTTATAGACGAAGATGGGATCTCTAAAATTTATTCGGTTCTCAACCCAGATAAATTAGGATCAATGCAGAATAAACAAAAATTAATAGATGAGGGTCTGATCTATCCTCTAGAAAACTTCTTATTATTCCCTCATACATATCGTAAGAAGGTCGCAAAATGGTTAAACCCAGTCGCTAAATTAGTCAAATGGGCCATTGTAAGATGA
- a CDS encoding cytochrome-c peroxidase: MKRNFFLILSLVSILGLIVCKEKKPIPELEGFVVKNVIHPSNNPFNQEKVELGKTLYFDPRLSFNQDVSCASCHNTSSPSEGFPRTKIHNPAPSLTNVALYKDVFKDPEAKELEDIVKEKVHSKLLFQNETKLIQRISSIQGYKELFEKAYGDPEISGERIVLALSTFQRTIVSKNSNFDKFVMGEETALTPAQIRGWNVFQNKAKCIQCHQGPNFSDSELHTTGLAGIKDKVRTPTLRDVTKKKTFMHNGIFGSIEDTVNHFAEGGHSKAVHDPMLRPAELSDQDKKDLIEFLKALEGEPIQWEIPSIPKA, from the coding sequence ATGAAGCGTAATTTTTTCCTGATCCTTTCCTTGGTTTCGATCTTAGGATTGATCGTATGTAAGGAAAAAAAGCCTATCCCTGAACTGGAAGGATTTGTTGTTAAAAATGTAATCCATCCAAGTAATAATCCGTTCAACCAAGAAAAGGTAGAGCTGGGTAAAACCTTATATTTCGATCCAAGGCTTTCCTTTAATCAAGATGTAAGTTGCGCGAGTTGTCATAATACCTCCTCACCTTCCGAAGGTTTCCCTCGTACTAAGATCCATAATCCTGCTCCTTCTCTCACAAATGTCGCATTGTATAAAGATGTATTTAAGGATCCAGAAGCAAAAGAGCTAGAAGATATCGTAAAAGAAAAAGTACATTCTAAGCTATTATTCCAGAATGAAACAAAGCTCATACAAAGGATCTCTTCTATCCAAGGATATAAGGAACTTTTCGAAAAGGCTTATGGAGATCCTGAAATTTCTGGAGAAAGGATCGTTTTAGCGCTTTCTACCTTTCAAAGAACGATTGTGAGTAAAAATTCTAATTTCGATAAATTTGTGATGGGAGAGGAGACTGCTTTGACTCCTGCTCAGATCAGAGGTTGGAACGTTTTCCAGAACAAGGCAAAATGTATCCAATGTCACCAAGGTCCTAATTTTTCCGATTCTGAATTGCATACGACCGGTCTTGCAGGGATCAAGGATAAGGTTAGAACACCTACTTTGAGGGATGTTACCAAAAAGAAAACTTTCATGCATAACGGGATTTTTGGATCGATAGAAGATACTGTGAACCATTTTGCGGAAGGCGGACATTCCAAAGCGGTACATGATCCGATGTTAAGACCTGCGGAGCTTTCCGATCAGGACAAAAAGGATTTGATCGAATTCTTAAAAGCATTAGAAGGAGAACCCATTCAATGGGAAATCCCTTCTATTCCAAAAGCTTAA